A single region of the Chiroxiphia lanceolata isolate bChiLan1 chromosome 20, bChiLan1.pri, whole genome shotgun sequence genome encodes:
- the LOC116796597 gene encoding proton-coupled folate transporter-like isoform X1, protein MYPELHVSYLLLGRLLSGLSGDYNLILASCFAYVAETSDRRARTFRVAILEACLGIAGMLASISGGQWHKAQVEILFNPWLFSFSSQCILEPRTSWFCVNLASLSAGLSDLIGAVISWGKWPVKPSVQEGSVTSRHQNCLESWNWKETTAGDLSFSRRQACLYTTALAKLAWRAVLLSLEL, encoded by the exons ATGTACCCGGAGCTGCACGTCTCCTACTTGCTCCTGGGACGCCTTCTGAGTGGCCTGTCAGGAGACTACAACCTGATCCTGGCCAGCTGCTTTGCCTACGTGGCTGAGACCAGCGACAGGCGTGCGCGGACGTTCCGGGTGGCCATCCTCGAGGCGTGCCTGGGCATCGCGGGCATGCTGGCCAGCATCAGTGGTGGCCAGTGGCACAAGGCCCAGGTGGAAATTCTCTTTAATCCCTGGCTTTTCTCCTTCTCGTCACAGTGCATTTTGGAGCCAAGGACCTCTTGGTTTTGTGTGAACTTGgcttccctctctgctgggcTTTCTGACCTCATCGG GGCAGTGATTTCCTGGGGCAAGTGGCCAGTGAAACCATCAGTGCAAGAGGGATCAGTGACCAGCAGGCACCAGAATTGTCTGGAGAGCTGGAACTGGAAAGAAACTACTGCAG GTGACTTGTCCTTTTCCAGAAGACAGGCCTGTCTCTATACCACTGCCTTGGCAAAGCTGGCATGGAGGGCAGTCCTGCTCTCACTGGAGCTCTAA
- the LOC116796597 gene encoding proton-coupled folate transporter-like isoform X4, translated as MYPELHVSYLLLGRLLSGLSGDYNLILASCFAYVAETSDRRARTFRVAILEACLGIAGMLASISGGQWHKAQGSDFLGQVASETISARGISDQQAPELSGELELERNYCR; from the exons ATGTACCCGGAGCTGCACGTCTCCTACTTGCTCCTGGGACGCCTTCTGAGTGGCCTGTCAGGAGACTACAACCTGATCCTGGCCAGCTGCTTTGCCTACGTGGCTGAGACCAGCGACAGGCGTGCGCGGACGTTCCGGGTGGCCATCCTCGAGGCGTGCCTGGGCATCGCGGGCATGCTGGCCAGCATCAGTGGTGGCCAGTGGCACAAGGCCCAG GGCAGTGATTTCCTGGGGCAAGTGGCCAGTGAAACCATCAGTGCAAGAGGGATCAGTGACCAGCAGGCACCAGAATTGTCTGGAGAGCTGGAACTGGAAAGAAACTACTGCAG GTGA
- the LOC116796597 gene encoding proton-coupled folate transporter-like isoform X2 encodes MYPELHVSYLLLGRLLSGLSGDYNLILASCFAYVAETSDRRARTFRVAILEACLGIAGMLASISGGQWHKAQVEILFNPWLFSFSSQCILEPRTSWFCVNLASLSAGLSDLIGAVISWGKWPVKPSVQEGSVTSRHQNCLESWNWKETTAGQPPTAASSVECK; translated from the exons ATGTACCCGGAGCTGCACGTCTCCTACTTGCTCCTGGGACGCCTTCTGAGTGGCCTGTCAGGAGACTACAACCTGATCCTGGCCAGCTGCTTTGCCTACGTGGCTGAGACCAGCGACAGGCGTGCGCGGACGTTCCGGGTGGCCATCCTCGAGGCGTGCCTGGGCATCGCGGGCATGCTGGCCAGCATCAGTGGTGGCCAGTGGCACAAGGCCCAGGTGGAAATTCTCTTTAATCCCTGGCTTTTCTCCTTCTCGTCACAGTGCATTTTGGAGCCAAGGACCTCTTGGTTTTGTGTGAACTTGgcttccctctctgctgggcTTTCTGACCTCATCGG GGCAGTGATTTCCTGGGGCAAGTGGCCAGTGAAACCATCAGTGCAAGAGGGATCAGTGACCAGCAGGCACCAGAATTGTCTGGAGAGCTGGAACTGGAAAGAAACTACTGCAG
- the LOC116796597 gene encoding proton-coupled folate transporter-like isoform X3, giving the protein MYPELHVSYLLLGRLLSGLSGDYNLILASCFAYVAETSDRRARTFRVAILEACLGIAGMLASISGGQWHKAQGSDFLGQVASETISARGISDQQAPELSGELELERNYCRSASNCSLICGV; this is encoded by the exons ATGTACCCGGAGCTGCACGTCTCCTACTTGCTCCTGGGACGCCTTCTGAGTGGCCTGTCAGGAGACTACAACCTGATCCTGGCCAGCTGCTTTGCCTACGTGGCTGAGACCAGCGACAGGCGTGCGCGGACGTTCCGGGTGGCCATCCTCGAGGCGTGCCTGGGCATCGCGGGCATGCTGGCCAGCATCAGTGGTGGCCAGTGGCACAAGGCCCAG GGCAGTGATTTCCTGGGGCAAGTGGCCAGTGAAACCATCAGTGCAAGAGGGATCAGTGACCAGCAGGCACCAGAATTGTCTGGAGAGCTGGAACTGGAAAGAAACTACTGCAG
- the LOC116796591 gene encoding solute carrier family 13 member 2-like, protein MAGILEVILAFRKYLIIVTVLVLPLALPLAVPTKEARCGYVIIVMAVFWCTEALPLAVTALLPILFFPLMNIMDANTVCREYLKNTNMLFVGGLLVAIAIENWHLHRRMALRVLLLTGVRPALLLMGFMVVTAFLSMWISNTATTAMMVPIAQAVLEQLHQSELQSSGAGEVQEGSTPEGKGNAHVLTIEEDKKGNEALLEQKHLKLCKGMSLSICYAASIGGIATLTGTGPNLVLQGQVEELYPNNGGVITFVSWFSFAFPTMILLLVLAWIWLQILYLGFNFKENFGCAATAADKTKENEAYAVIQEESKKLGRMTFAEIAVLSLFILLVVLWFTRDPGFTTGWATNLFNKKKRYVTDGTVAMFVAILLFIIPSGFSNAKTDGKSKFQAPPPLLDWKTVHQKMPWSIVFLLGGGFALAKGSEKSGLSTWLGTKLTPLQHVPHSAIAFLVCLLVATFTECTSNVATTTLFLPIVASMAEAICLNPLYVMLPCTLSASLAFMLPVATPPNAIVFSYGQLKVIDMAKAGFVLNILGVLTITLSMNTWTSSFLQLQFFPTWANKTGKCP, encoded by the exons ATGGCTGGCATCTTGGAGGTGATCCTGGCCTTCAGGAAATACCTCATCATCGTCACGGTACTCGTTTTGCCTCTCGCTCTGCCTCTGGCGGTGCCTACCAAG GAGGCCAGATGTGGTTATGTTATCATAGTGATGGCAGTTTTCTGGTGCACAGAAGCCCTGCCATTGGCTgtcacagctctcctgcccaTCCTGTTTTTCCCACTAATGAATATCATGGATGCAAACACA GTCTGTCGGGAATATTTAAAGAACACCAATATGCTTTTTGTTGGGGGACTACTGGTGGCCATTGCCATTGAGAATTGGCACCTACACAGGCGTATGGCTCTGCGGGTCTTGCTTCTCACTGGTGTCAGACCAGCCCT ACTTCTCATGGGATTCATGGTCGTGACTGCCTTCCTGTCAATGTGGATCAGCAACACGGCCACCACTGCCATGATGGTCCCCAtagcacaggcagtgctggaacAGCTGCACCAGTCAGAACTGCAGTCCAGTGGTGCTGGTGAAGTGCAGGAAGGGTCAACTCCAGAGGGGAAAG GTAATGCTCATGTGCTGACGATCGAGGAAgacaaaaagggaaatgaagctCTGCTAGAGCAGAAACACTTGAAACTCTGCAAGGGAATGTCTCTCTCTATTTGTTATGCAGCCAGTATTGGAGGAATTGCAACACTGACCGGGACAGGACCAAATCTGGTACTGCAAGGACAAGTTGAAGA GCTCTATCCTAATAATGGTGGTGTCATCACCTTTGTCTCCTGGTTCTCCTTTGCCTTCCCCACCATGATTTTGTTACTGGTTTTGGCATGGATTTGGCTACAGATACTGTACTTGGGCTTTAA TTTTAAGGAGAATTTTGGTTGTGCTGCAACTGCCGCAGACAAGACTAAGGAGAATGAGGCCTATGCTGTCATCCAGGAAGAGAGCAAGAAGTTGGGCAGGATGACATTTGCAGAAATAGCAGTTTTGTCCCTCTTCATACTCCTGGTAGTGCTCTGGTTTACGAGAGATCCTGGTTTTACTACAGGCTGGGCAACAAAtcttttcaacaaaaaaaaaag GTATGTCACTGATGGTACAGTTGCCATGTTCGTTGCAATTTTGTTGTTCATCATCCCTTCTGGTTTTTCCAATGCAAAAACAG atGGCAAGTCAAAGTTCCAAGCACCTCCACCTCTCCTGGACTGGAAAACAGTTCACCAGAAAATGCCGTGGAGTATTGTGTTTCTGCTGGGAGGTGGTTTTGCCTTAGCCAAAGGCAGTGAG aaatcTGGTCTCTCTACATGGTTAGGTACCAAACTGACCCCTCTGCAGCACGTCCCTCACTCAGCAATTGCTTTCCTAGTGTGTCTCCTCGTTGCCACTTTCACTGAGTGCACCAGCAACGTGGCCACCACCACCCTCTTCCTCCCTATTGTGGCTTCAATG GCTGAAGCCATTTGCCTCAACCCACTCTATGTCATGCTGCCCTGCACACTTTCTGCATCACTGGCGTTCATGCTCCCTGTGGCCACTCCTCCCAATGCCATTGTCTTCTCCTATGGACAACTCAAGGTTATTGATATG GCCAAAGCTGGATTTGTACTCAACATTCTGGGAGTTCTGACAATAACTCTTTCCATGAATACCTGGACCTCATCTTTCCTCCAGCTGCAATTTTTCCCAACTTGGGCAAACAAGACAGGCAAGTGCCCATGA